Proteins encoded within one genomic window of Acinetobacter sp. WCHA55:
- the rplL gene encoding 50S ribosomal protein L7/L12 has translation MALTNEEILNAVAEKTVLELVELISAFEEKFNVSAAAVAVAAGPAAAAAEEQSEFNVELTSFGANKVAVIKAVREITGLGLKEAKDMVEGAPSVLKEAVSKEEAEELKKKLEETGATITIK, from the coding sequence ATGGCTTTAACAAACGAAGAAATCTTAAACGCAGTTGCTGAAAAAACTGTTCTTGAACTTGTTGAACTTATTTCTGCTTTCGAAGAAAAATTCAACGTATCTGCTGCTGCTGTAGCTGTAGCTGCAGGTCCTGCTGCTGCTGCTGCTGAAGAGCAATCAGAATTCAACGTTGAGTTGACTTCTTTCGGTGCGAACAAAGTAGCTGTGATTAAAGCAGTTCGTGAAATCACTGGTCTTGGCTTGAAAGAAGCTAAAGACATGGTTGAAGGCGCTCCTTCAGTTCTTAAAGAAGCAGTTTCTAAAGAAGAAGCTGAAGAACTTAAGAAAAAACTTGAAGAAACTGGTGCGACTATTACTATTAAGTAA
- the rpoB gene encoding DNA-directed RNA polymerase subunit beta, with the protein MAYSYTEKKRIRKNFGKLPSVMDAPYLLAIQVDSYRTFLQDGKSPKNREDIGLQAAFRSVFPIESYSGNAALEFVEYSLGKPEFDVRECILRGSTYAAPMRVKIRLILKDRETKSIKDVREQEVYMGEMPLMTDNGTFVINGTERVIVSQLHRSPGVFFDHDKGKTHSSGKVLYSARIIPYRGSWLDFEFDAKDLVFVRIDRRRKLLATVVLRALGYNNAQILDLFYEKVPVYLDMGSYQIDLVPERLRGEMAQFDIVDNDGKTIVEQGKRINARHVRQMEAAGLEKLSVPDEYLYERITAEDIPLKDGDVIAANTLLSHEVMVKLAEGGVKQFNILFTNDIDRGPFVADTLRADTTTGREEALVEIYKVMRPGEPPTKEAAENLFNNLFFSSERYDLSPVGRMKFNRRLGRPYEVGTDQKSREVEGILSNEDITDVLKTLVEIRNGKGEVDDIDHLGNRRVRSVGEMTENQFRVGLVRVERAVKERLSQAETDNLSPQDLINAKPVAAAIKEFFGSSQLSQFMDQNNPLSEITHKRRVSALGPGGLTRERAGFEVRDVHQTHYGRVCPIETPEGPNIGLINSLSVYAKCNNFGFLETPYRKVVDGRVTDEVEYLSAIEEVGTVIAQADSGVDKDGNLTEEFVSVRHQGDFVRMPPEKVTHMDVSAQQVVSVAASLIPFLEHDDANRALMGSNMQRQAVPTLIADKPLVGTGMEANVAHDSGVCVIAGRGGRIEFVDASRVVIRVNEDEMVAGEAGVDIYNLIKYTRSNQNTCINQKVLVKLGDKVGRGDVLADGPSTDGGELALGQNMRVAFMTWNGYNYEDSILLSERVLQEDRLTSIHIQELSCVARDTKLGAEEITADIPNVGEAALSKLDESGIVYIGAEVTAGDILVGKVTPKGETQLTPEEKLLRAIFGEKAADVKDSSLRVPSGTKGTVIDVQVFTRDGLEKDERAQAIEKAQLDSYRKDLKEEYKIFEEAARERIVRLLTGQESNGGGTTKRGDKLSADVLSGLELVDLLEIQPTDEAIAERLTQIQVFLKEKSFEIDEKFAEKKRKLSTGDELTTGVLKVVKVYLAVKRRIQPGDKMAGRHGNKGVVSNILPVEDMPHDANGVPVDIVLNPLGVPSRMNVGQILETHLGMAAKGLGEEIDKMLKAQRTVLELRGFLDKIYNKVGGEQEDLDSLTDDEILVLSGNLRAGVPLATPVFDGAEESQIKDLLELANISRTGQTVLYDGRTGEQFDRPVTVGYMYMLKLNHLVDDKMHARSTGSYSLVTQQPLGGKAQFGGQRFGEMEVWALEAYGAAYTLQEMLTVKSDDVEGRTRIYKNIVDGNHYMDPGMPESFNVLTKEIRSLGINIELKNGD; encoded by the coding sequence ATGGCATACTCATATACCGAAAAGAAACGGATCCGTAAGAATTTTGGTAAATTGCCTAGTGTTATGGATGCTCCGTACTTGCTCGCGATTCAAGTCGACTCGTACAGAACATTTTTACAAGATGGCAAATCACCAAAAAACCGCGAAGATATCGGTCTGCAAGCCGCGTTTCGTTCAGTTTTTCCTATAGAAAGTTATTCTGGCAATGCTGCTTTAGAATTTGTTGAGTATAGTCTTGGTAAGCCTGAGTTTGATGTGCGCGAATGTATTCTTCGTGGCTCAACTTATGCAGCACCAATGCGCGTAAAAATTCGTTTGATCTTAAAAGATCGCGAAACTAAATCAATTAAAGACGTGCGCGAGCAAGAAGTGTACATGGGTGAAATGCCACTCATGACCGATAACGGTACATTTGTTATTAATGGTACTGAGCGTGTAATCGTATCTCAATTACACCGTTCACCAGGCGTATTCTTTGACCACGATAAAGGCAAAACCCACTCTAGTGGTAAAGTGCTTTATTCTGCGCGTATTATTCCTTACCGTGGTTCATGGTTAGACTTTGAATTTGACGCAAAAGACCTTGTATTTGTGCGTATTGACCGTCGTCGTAAATTACTCGCGACTGTGGTTCTTCGTGCTTTGGGTTATAATAATGCACAAATCTTAGACTTGTTCTATGAAAAAGTACCTGTATACCTAGACATGGGTAGCTACCAGATTGACCTTGTTCCAGAACGCTTACGTGGCGAAATGGCACAATTTGACATCGTAGACAACGATGGAAAAACCATTGTTGAGCAAGGCAAGCGTATTAACGCGCGTCATGTACGTCAAATGGAAGCTGCTGGCCTAGAAAAGCTTTCGGTACCTGATGAGTACTTGTACGAGCGTATTACTGCAGAAGACATCCCACTTAAAGATGGTGATGTGATTGCAGCAAATACCTTGTTAAGCCATGAAGTGATGGTGAAATTGGCTGAAGGTGGTGTTAAACAATTTAACATTCTATTCACCAATGACATCGACCGTGGTCCATTCGTTGCAGATACTTTACGTGCCGACACCACGACAGGTCGTGAAGAAGCATTGGTAGAAATCTACAAAGTAATGCGTCCAGGCGAGCCACCAACGAAAGAAGCGGCTGAAAACTTATTCAACAACTTGTTCTTCTCTTCTGAACGTTATGACCTCTCTCCAGTGGGTCGTATGAAGTTCAACCGTCGTTTGGGTCGTCCTTACGAAGTGGGTACGGATCAGAAGTCTCGTGAAGTTGAAGGCATTTTGTCGAACGAAGATATCACTGATGTACTCAAAACATTGGTTGAAATCCGTAACGGTAAAGGTGAAGTCGACGATATCGACCACTTGGGTAACCGTCGCGTGCGTTCAGTAGGTGAAATGACTGAAAACCAATTCCGTGTTGGTTTAGTTCGTGTAGAACGTGCTGTTAAAGAACGTTTAAGCCAAGCTGAAACAGATAACTTGTCTCCGCAAGATTTGATCAATGCGAAACCAGTGGCTGCTGCAATCAAAGAATTCTTTGGTTCAAGCCAGTTATCTCAGTTCATGGACCAAAACAACCCATTGTCTGAGATTACGCACAAACGTCGTGTATCAGCGCTTGGTCCTGGTGGTTTGACACGTGAACGTGCGGGCTTTGAAGTACGTGACGTACACCAAACTCACTACGGTCGTGTATGTCCAATTGAAACGCCGGAAGGTCCAAACATTGGTTTGATCAACTCGCTTTCTGTTTATGCGAAATGTAACAATTTCGGTTTCTTAGAAACACCATACCGTAAAGTTGTGGATGGTCGTGTAACGGATGAAGTTGAGTATTTATCTGCAATTGAAGAAGTAGGTACTGTGATTGCACAGGCCGATTCTGGCGTAGATAAAGACGGTAACTTAACAGAAGAATTTGTTTCTGTACGTCACCAAGGTGATTTCGTACGTATGCCGCCTGAAAAAGTGACGCATATGGACGTTTCTGCACAGCAGGTTGTTTCTGTTGCTGCATCACTAATTCCATTCCTTGAACACGATGACGCCAACCGTGCATTGATGGGTTCAAACATGCAGCGTCAAGCTGTGCCTACATTGATTGCTGACAAACCGCTTGTAGGTACAGGCATGGAAGCAAATGTAGCGCATGACTCTGGTGTGTGTGTGATTGCGGGTCGTGGTGGTCGTATCGAGTTTGTCGATGCTTCACGTGTCGTGATTCGTGTCAACGAAGACGAAATGGTTGCAGGCGAGGCAGGTGTAGATATCTATAACCTGATCAAATATACACGTTCGAACCAAAACACTTGTATTAACCAAAAAGTTCTTGTGAAACTTGGTGATAAAGTCGGTCGTGGTGATGTATTGGCTGACGGTCCATCAACAGATGGCGGTGAGCTTGCACTCGGTCAAAACATGCGCGTTGCGTTCATGACGTGGAATGGTTACAACTATGAAGACTCGATCTTACTTTCAGAGCGCGTACTTCAAGAAGACCGTTTAACGTCAATTCACATTCAAGAATTGTCGTGTGTTGCTCGTGATACGAAGTTAGGCGCAGAAGAAATTACTGCGGATATTCCTAACGTAGGTGAAGCTGCACTGTCTAAGCTTGATGAATCAGGTATCGTATATATCGGTGCTGAAGTGACTGCGGGCGATATCCTTGTAGGTAAAGTAACGCCTAAAGGTGAAACGCAGTTAACACCAGAAGAAAAATTGCTTCGTGCAATCTTCGGTGAAAAAGCAGCTGACGTAAAAGACTCATCTTTACGTGTTCCATCAGGTACGAAAGGTACAGTGATTGACGTTCAAGTGTTTACACGCGATGGTCTTGAAAAAGACGAACGTGCGCAAGCAATTGAAAAAGCTCAGCTTGATTCATATCGTAAAGACTTGAAAGAAGAATACAAAATCTTCGAAGAAGCAGCACGTGAACGTATTGTTCGTTTGTTGACAGGTCAAGAGTCTAACGGTGGTGGTACAACTAAGCGTGGCGATAAGCTTTCTGCAGACGTATTGTCTGGTTTAGAGTTGGTTGATTTACTTGAAATCCAACCGACTGATGAAGCTATTGCAGAGCGTTTAACTCAAATTCAAGTGTTCTTGAAAGAGAAGAGCTTTGAAATTGATGAGAAGTTTGCAGAGAAAAAACGCAAACTTTCTACAGGTGATGAATTAACAACAGGTGTATTGAAAGTTGTTAAGGTTTACTTGGCTGTTAAACGTCGCATCCAACCGGGTGATAAGATGGCGGGTCGTCACGGTAACAAGGGTGTTGTTTCTAACATCTTACCTGTTGAAGACATGCCGCACGATGCCAATGGTGTTCCAGTCGATATCGTATTGAACCCACTGGGTGTACCGTCACGTATGAACGTGGGTCAGATTCTAGAGACTCACTTAGGTATGGCAGCGAAAGGTCTTGGCGAAGAAATTGACAAGATGTTAAAAGCGCAACGTACTGTACTTGAGCTTCGTGGCTTCTTAGACAAAATTTATAACAAAGTTGGTGGCGAGCAAGAAGATCTTGATAGCTTAACTGATGATGAAATTTTGGTGCTTTCGGGTAACTTGCGTGCAGGTGTTCCACTTGCAACACCTGTATTCGATGGTGCTGAAGAATCACAAATTAAAGACTTGTTAGAGCTTGCGAACATTTCACGTACTGGTCAAACAGTATTGTATGATGGTCGTACGGGTGAGCAGTTTGACCGTCCTGTAACTGTAGGTTACATGTACATGTTGAAACTGAACCACTTGGTAGACGACAAGATGCACGCGCGTTCTACTGGTTCTTATTCATTAGTAACTCAACAGCCGCTTGGTGGTAAAGCACAATTCGGTGGTCAGCGTTTCGGTGAGATGGAAGTCTGGGCGCTTGAAGCATATGGCGCAGCTTACACGCTTCAAGAAATGCTTACTGTTAAGTCGGATGACGTTGAAGGTCGTACCCGTATCTATAAGAACATTGTAGATGGTAACCATTATATGGACCCAGGTATGCCTGAATCGTTCAACGTATTGACCAAAGAGATCCGTTCTTTAGGTATCAACATTGAACTGAAAAATGGTGACTAA
- the tuf gene encoding elongation factor Tu, whose amino-acid sequence MAKAKFERNKPHVNVGTIGHVDHGKTTLTAAIATVCAKKFGGEAKDYAAIDSAPEEKARGITINTSHVEYDSPTRHYAHVDCPGHADYVKNMITGAAQMDGAILVCAATDGPMPQTREHILLSRQVGVPYILVFLNKCDLVDDEELLELVEMEVRELLSTYDFPGDDTPVIRGSALLALNGDAGQYGEEAVVALVDALDTYIPEPVRAIDQAFLMPIEDVFSISGRGTVVTGRVETGIVKVGEEVEIVGIKDTVKTTVTGVEMFRKLLDEGRAGENCGVLLRGTKREDVQRGQVLAKPGAIKPHTKFDAEVYVLSKEEGGRHTPFLNGYRPQFYFRTTDVTGAIKLQDGVEMVMPGDNVEMSVELIHPIAMDPGLRFAIREGGRTVGAGVVAKVTA is encoded by the coding sequence ATGGCTAAGGCTAAGTTTGAACGTAATAAGCCACACGTTAACGTGGGCACAATCGGTCACGTTGACCATGGTAAAACAACTTTAACAGCTGCAATTGCAACTGTATGTGCGAAGAAATTCGGTGGTGAAGCGAAAGACTACGCTGCAATTGACTCTGCACCAGAAGAAAAAGCACGTGGTATTACAATTAATACTTCACACGTAGAATACGATTCTCCAACTCGTCACTACGCACACGTAGACTGCCCGGGCCACGCCGATTATGTTAAAAACATGATTACTGGTGCTGCTCAGATGGACGGCGCGATCCTTGTATGTGCTGCGACTGATGGTCCAATGCCACAGACTCGTGAACACATCCTTCTTTCTCGTCAGGTGGGTGTACCTTACATTCTTGTATTCCTTAACAAGTGTGACCTTGTTGATGATGAAGAACTTCTTGAATTGGTAGAAATGGAAGTTCGTGAACTTCTTTCTACTTATGACTTCCCAGGTGATGACACTCCAGTTATCCGTGGTTCAGCTCTTCTTGCACTTAACGGTGACGCTGGTCAGTATGGCGAAGAAGCAGTTGTTGCTCTTGTTGACGCGCTTGACACTTACATTCCAGAGCCAGTACGTGCAATCGACCAAGCATTCTTAATGCCAATCGAAGACGTATTCTCTATTTCTGGTCGTGGTACAGTAGTAACTGGCCGTGTAGAAACTGGTATCGTGAAAGTAGGCGAAGAAGTTGAAATCGTTGGTATTAAAGATACAGTTAAAACAACTGTAACTGGCGTAGAAATGTTCCGTAAACTTCTAGACGAAGGTCGTGCGGGCGAGAACTGTGGTGTTCTTCTACGTGGTACTAAACGTGAAGACGTACAACGTGGTCAAGTACTTGCTAAACCAGGTGCAATCAAGCCACACACTAAATTCGATGCAGAAGTATACGTACTTTCTAAAGAAGAAGGTGGTCGTCACACTCCATTCCTTAACGGTTACCGTCCACAGTTCTACTTCCGTACAACTGACGTAACTGGCGCGATCAAATTACAAGATGGCGTTGAAATGGTTATGCCAGGTGACAACGTAGAAATGTCAGTAGAATTAATCCACCCAATCGCAATGGACCCAGGTCTTCGTTTTGCGATCCGTGAAGGTGGTCGTACAGTTGGTGCTGGTGTAGTTGCTAAAGTAACTGCATAA
- a CDS encoding HAD-IA family hydrolase: protein MNIANVAQREVLLFDLDGTLVDSATDLHRAMNMSLNALQLPTVTEAQVRIWVGKGTALFCQSTLQYLTGKVDPAQQQQLLDTFLKIYNADPCVETRPFDGILEFLEWGLAQKKTMICVTNKPELPARAIVDHLGMNHYFADVIGGDRFEERKPHPRQLLHCVEQYAQSKDQVLMIGDSSNDVEAARRAGIDCVVVSYGYNHGENILDCQPQQVVDNLCELIG from the coding sequence ATGAATATTGCAAATGTGGCACAGCGAGAGGTTTTACTTTTCGATCTAGATGGAACCTTGGTTGATTCAGCAACAGATTTACATCGTGCCATGAATATGAGTCTGAATGCTTTGCAACTGCCTACTGTTACTGAGGCACAGGTACGGATCTGGGTGGGCAAGGGAACGGCGCTGTTTTGTCAAAGCACCTTGCAGTATTTAACGGGTAAAGTTGATCCTGCCCAGCAACAACAATTATTGGATACATTTTTAAAAATTTATAATGCTGACCCATGTGTAGAAACTCGACCTTTCGATGGCATTCTTGAATTTTTAGAATGGGGCTTGGCACAAAAGAAAACCATGATTTGTGTGACCAATAAACCTGAATTGCCTGCACGTGCTATTGTCGATCACTTAGGCATGAACCATTATTTTGCGGATGTCATCGGTGGAGATCGTTTCGAAGAGCGCAAACCTCATCCGCGTCAATTGTTACATTGTGTTGAGCAATATGCACAAAGCAAAGATCAGGTCTTAATGATTGGGGACTCATCCAATGATGTTGAGGCTGCACGCCGTGCGGGTATTGATTGTGTTGTGGTCAGCTATGGCTATAATCATGGTGAAAATATTTTAGACTGTCAGCCACAGCAAGTGGTGGATAATCTGTGTGAACTGATTGGGTAA
- the nusG gene encoding transcription termination/antitermination protein NusG → MKRWYIIHAYSGYEKQVMRSLNDRIQRSAVADSFGEVLVPTEEVVEMKDGKKRKSERKFFPGYVLVEMEMNDETWHIVKECPKVLGFIGGTAEKPAPITQREADAILARVRNTGEAPRPKTMFEPGEELLVIDGPFTDFKGVVEEVLYEKSRLTLTINVFNRPTQVELEFRQVEKSV, encoded by the coding sequence ATGAAACGTTGGTACATTATTCATGCCTATTCAGGTTATGAAAAACAAGTGATGCGTTCACTTAATGATCGAATCCAGCGTAGCGCTGTAGCCGATAGCTTTGGTGAAGTTCTTGTTCCTACCGAAGAAGTGGTAGAAATGAAGGATGGTAAGAAGCGTAAATCTGAACGTAAGTTCTTTCCAGGCTATGTGTTGGTCGAAATGGAAATGAATGATGAAACTTGGCACATTGTTAAAGAATGTCCAAAAGTTTTAGGTTTTATTGGTGGTACGGCTGAGAAACCGGCGCCAATTACCCAACGTGAAGCAGATGCGATTCTTGCTCGTGTACGCAATACTGGTGAAGCACCACGTCCGAAGACGATGTTTGAACCAGGCGAAGAATTACTCGTAATTGACGGTCCATTCACAGACTTTAAAGGTGTGGTGGAAGAGGTTCTATACGAAAAGTCACGTTTAACGTTGACCATTAATGTATTTAATCGACCAACTCAGGTTGAGCTGGAATTTCGCCAAGTCGAAAAATCAGTTTAA
- the secE gene encoding preprotein translocase subunit SecE, translating to MSNEKLRDAQSDAAIPQRNNSAEVVKSGSPLDVVLWIIALILLIGATMVNQHLPAYWAPANDIWVRVGVILACIIVAFGLLYATHQGKGFARLLKDSRIELRRVTWPTKQETMTTSWQVLAVVVVASILLWCFDYILGWLMKFIIG from the coding sequence ATGTCGAATGAAAAATTACGCGACGCACAAAGCGACGCGGCAATCCCTCAAAGAAATAATTCTGCTGAAGTAGTTAAATCTGGTTCTCCCTTAGACGTCGTCTTATGGATTATCGCATTGATTTTATTAATTGGTGCGACCATGGTGAATCAACACCTACCAGCGTATTGGGCACCAGCCAACGATATCTGGGTGCGCGTTGGGGTAATTTTGGCTTGTATCATCGTGGCATTCGGTTTATTATATGCCACCCATCAAGGCAAAGGCTTTGCTCGTTTGTTGAAAGACTCACGAATTGAGCTGCGTCGAGTGACTTGGCCAACGAAGCAAGAGACCATGACCACATCTTGGCAGGTGCTTGCGGTTGTAGTTGTTGCATCCATTTTATTATGGTGTTTTGACTATATTTTGGGCTGGTTAATGAAGTTTATTATCGGGTAA
- the rplK gene encoding 50S ribosomal protein L11 — protein MAKKIDGYIKLQVPAGKANPSPPIGPALGQRGVNIMAFCKEFNAATQKLEVGLPIPVVITVYNDKSFTFIMKTPPASILLKKAAGIQKGSAVPNKTKVGKLTRAQLEEIATTKEPDLTGADLDARVRTIAGSARSMGLEVEL, from the coding sequence ATGGCTAAGAAGATTGACGGCTATATCAAGCTGCAAGTTCCAGCTGGTAAAGCGAATCCATCTCCACCGATTGGTCCTGCATTGGGTCAACGTGGTGTTAACATCATGGCATTCTGTAAAGAATTCAATGCTGCGACACAAAAACTTGAAGTTGGTTTGCCAATTCCAGTCGTGATCACTGTGTACAACGACAAGTCGTTCACATTCATCATGAAAACTCCGCCTGCATCTATTCTTCTTAAGAAGGCTGCTGGTATCCAAAAGGGTTCTGCTGTACCTAACAAAACTAAAGTTGGTAAGTTGACTCGTGCTCAATTGGAAGAAATCGCGACTACTAAAGAACCAGATTTAACTGGTGCTGATTTAGACGCACGTGTTCGTACCATTGCTGGTTCTGCACGTTCTATGGGCTTGGAAGTGGAGCTATAA
- the rplA gene encoding 50S ribosomal protein L1, whose product MAKLTKRQKAIAAAIEANKVYTLEEAVAVLAGLPAAKFKESLDVAVNLGVDPRKSDQVVRGATTLPAGTGKTVRVAVFAQGAAAEAAKAEGADVVGFDDLAESIQAGNLDFDVVIAAPDAMRVVGKLGTILGPRGLMPNPKVGTVTPDVAGAVKNAKAGQARYRVDKAGIIHAAIGQVDFSAEAVRQNVETLIADLKKLKPATSKGVYIKKITLSSTMGPGLVVDVNNVSN is encoded by the coding sequence ATGGCAAAGTTAACTAAACGTCAAAAAGCCATTGCTGCTGCTATTGAAGCAAACAAAGTTTACACTTTAGAAGAAGCAGTAGCTGTTCTTGCTGGTCTTCCTGCTGCGAAATTCAAAGAATCTTTGGATGTTGCGGTAAACCTAGGTGTTGACCCTCGTAAATCTGACCAAGTTGTTCGTGGCGCGACTACACTTCCTGCAGGTACTGGTAAAACTGTACGTGTAGCTGTGTTTGCTCAAGGCGCTGCTGCTGAAGCTGCGAAGGCTGAAGGCGCGGACGTAGTTGGTTTTGATGACCTTGCTGAAAGCATTCAAGCGGGTAACCTTGACTTTGACGTAGTAATTGCTGCTCCTGATGCAATGCGCGTTGTGGGTAAGTTGGGTACGATTCTTGGTCCACGTGGCTTAATGCCAAACCCTAAAGTGGGTACTGTAACTCCTGACGTAGCTGGTGCAGTTAAAAATGCAAAAGCTGGTCAAGCACGTTACCGTGTAGACAAAGCGGGTATTATCCACGCTGCGATTGGTCAAGTAGATTTCTCTGCTGAAGCTGTTCGTCAAAACGTTGAAACTTTGATTGCAGACTTGAAAAAGTTAAAGCCTGCGACATCTAAAGGTGTATACATCAAAAAGATCACTTTGAGCTCAACTATGGGCCCTGGTCTTGTTGTTGATGTAAACAACGTTTCTAACTAA
- the trpE gene encoding anthranilate synthase component I, which yields MTTQTQFDQLKTAGYNLIPVYRQRLADTETPLSVFARLKEHKQAYLFESVEGGENWARYSIIGLGESTVFSCNAGELTIQQADGTIEKQLCTDPFQFIRDFQSQYKVPTQVDLPALPSFTGGLVGYFGYDAVRYIEPRLNNAPEADPVGLPDIWMMLSKTVIVFDNLKDTLFLIVHADVVDADAYKQAQQQLDALEDLLATPISLKATPHTAPHFESLTGKAKFLESIETVKEYIRAGDVMQVVPGHRMVSDFDGEPLQVYRALRHLNPSPYLFLVQGQTLENNQPFHIVGSSPEILSRLENGIATVRPLAGTRPRGKTKEEDLALEQDLLSDEKEIAEHLMLIDLGRNDVGRVSKIGKVQVTDQMVIERYSHVMHIVSNVQGEVRDDVDALDVFKATFPAGTLSGAPKIRAMEIIDQVEPVKRGIFGGAVGYLGWHGEMDMSIAIRTCVIRENKVYVQAGAGLVYDSNPESEWNETQIKARAVIKAVELSSNGLIL from the coding sequence ATGACAACGCAAACTCAATTTGATCAACTCAAAACAGCAGGTTATAACCTGATTCCAGTCTATCGTCAGCGCTTAGCCGATACCGAGACACCATTGTCTGTCTTTGCGCGCTTGAAAGAGCATAAGCAAGCTTATTTGTTTGAATCTGTGGAAGGGGGGGAGAACTGGGCGCGCTACTCGATTATTGGTTTAGGTGAATCTACAGTTTTCTCGTGTAACGCGGGTGAGCTAACCATTCAACAAGCCGACGGCACCATAGAAAAACAACTTTGTACAGATCCGTTCCAATTCATCCGAGATTTTCAATCGCAATATAAAGTACCTACCCAAGTGGATTTACCTGCTCTGCCAAGCTTTACAGGGGGCTTGGTGGGTTACTTTGGTTATGATGCGGTACGTTACATTGAACCGCGTTTAAATAACGCGCCAGAAGCAGACCCAGTGGGTTTGCCTGATATTTGGATGATGCTGTCTAAAACAGTGATTGTGTTTGATAACTTAAAAGATACGCTATTTCTGATCGTGCATGCTGATGTGGTTGACGCGGATGCGTATAAACAAGCTCAGCAGCAACTGGATGCATTGGAAGATTTGCTTGCAACGCCCATTAGCCTAAAAGCCACGCCACATACTGCACCGCATTTTGAGTCACTCACGGGCAAAGCAAAATTCTTAGAATCGATTGAAACGGTGAAAGAGTATATCCGTGCAGGCGATGTGATGCAGGTGGTGCCAGGGCATCGCATGGTCTCTGACTTCGATGGTGAACCTTTGCAAGTCTATCGTGCGTTACGTCATTTGAACCCATCGCCTTATTTGTTCTTGGTGCAAGGACAAACTTTGGAAAACAATCAGCCTTTTCATATTGTCGGTTCTTCCCCAGAAATTTTATCGCGGCTTGAAAATGGAATTGCAACCGTGCGTCCGCTGGCAGGAACGCGACCGCGTGGTAAAACCAAAGAAGAAGATTTGGCGCTTGAGCAAGACTTGCTGTCGGATGAAAAAGAGATTGCTGAACATTTAATGCTGATTGACTTGGGTCGAAATGATGTCGGTCGCGTCTCGAAAATTGGCAAAGTGCAAGTGACTGATCAAATGGTGATCGAACGTTATTCGCATGTCATGCATATTGTTTCCAATGTGCAAGGTGAAGTTCGTGATGATGTGGATGCTTTGGATGTTTTTAAGGCAACTTTCCCTGCAGGTACACTTTCAGGTGCGCCAAAAATCCGTGCGATGGAAATTATTGACCAAGTTGAGCCCGTAAAACGTGGAATTTTTGGTGGTGCTGTTGGTTATTTAGGCTGGCATGGCGAAATGGACATGTCGATTGCGATTCGTACCTGTGTTATTCGTGAAAATAAGGTCTATGTTCAGGCAGGAGCGGGGCTTGTTTATGACTCAAATCCTGAATCTGAGTGGAATGAAACCCAAATAAAAGCTCGCGCAGTGATCAAAGCGGTTGAATTATCGTCAAATGGATTGATTTTGTGA
- the rplJ gene encoding 50S ribosomal protein L10, which produces MALLIEGKKQIVAEVTEVASTAFAAVVADYQGLTVEQLTALRVEARKLGVATRVVRNTLAKRALQDTQFAILNDNLVGPTILAFSTSADDMGAAARLFEEFAKTNKAFELKAAAFEGKLYQGAEVSVIANLPNQEKALTMLANVLQAPISKLGRLLTALQEKNESEAA; this is translated from the coding sequence ATGGCTCTTCTTATCGAAGGCAAAAAACAGATCGTTGCTGAAGTAACTGAAGTTGCTTCTACTGCGTTTGCTGCTGTTGTTGCTGACTACCAAGGTTTAACTGTTGAGCAATTAACTGCTCTTCGTGTTGAAGCTCGTAAGTTAGGTGTTGCTACACGTGTTGTACGTAATACTTTGGCTAAACGCGCTCTTCAAGATACGCAATTTGCTATCTTGAACGACAACCTTGTTGGCCCAACAATTTTAGCTTTCTCAACTTCTGCAGATGATATGGGTGCTGCGGCACGCTTATTCGAAGAATTTGCGAAAACTAACAAAGCATTTGAACTTAAAGCTGCTGCATTTGAAGGCAAACTTTATCAAGGCGCAGAAGTTAGCGTTATCGCGAATCTTCCAAACCAAGAGAAAGCGCTTACTATGCTTGCAAATGTTCTTCAAGCTCCTATTTCGAAATTGGGTCGCTTACTTACAGCGCTTCAAGAGAAAAACGAGTCAGAAGCTGCATAA